A window of the Helianthus annuus cultivar XRQ/B chromosome 4, HanXRQr2.0-SUNRISE, whole genome shotgun sequence genome harbors these coding sequences:
- the LOC110937427 gene encoding N-terminal acetyltransferase B complex catalytic subunit NAA20 encodes MTTIRRFCCDDLLRFSSVNLDHLTETFNMSFYMTYLARWPDYFHVAEAPGNRVMGYIMGKVEGQGESWHGHVTAVTVAPEFRRQQLAKKLMNLLEDISDKIDKAYFVDLFVRASNTPAIKMYEKLDYVIYRRVLRYYSGEEDGLDMRKALSRDVEKKSIIPLKRPVTPDELEYD; translated from the exons ATGACAACAATCAGAAGATTTTGCTGCGATGATCTTCTACGATTTTCTTCTGTTAATCTTGACCATCTCACTGAAACT TTTAATATGTCATTCTATATGACCTACTTGGCACGCTGGCCTGATTATTTTCATGTTGCCGAAGCTCCGGGCAACCGAGTCATGGGATACA TTATGGGTAAAGTTGAAGGGCAAGGTGAATCATGGCATGGTCACGTGACAGCTGTCACAGTAGCGCCTGAATTTCGTAGGCAGCAGTTGGCGAAGAAACTAATGAACCTGCTTGAAGACATCAGTGACAAAAT TGATAAAGCATACTTCGTGGACCTCTTTGTAAGAGCATCAAATACACCTGCTATAAAGATGTATGAAAAG CTTGATTATGTTATCTATAGACGTGTATTACGTTACTATTCCGGAGAGGAAGATGGTTTAG ATATGAGAAAAGCCTTGTCGCGGGATGTGGAGAAGAAGTCTATAATTCCACTCAAGAGGCCAGTTACACCCGATGAACTGGAGTATGATTAG
- the LOC110937428 gene encoding uncharacterized protein LOC110937428: protein MKDFPSCFGENGVQVGEASSETTTKTAQNLVTCVYQCKMRNSSYVIITLTWTKNLMGQSLSVEINDSNNLSLCKLDIKPWLFSKRRGFRTIQAGSGSGSGSGSGLGSKLIDIYWDLTYAKFGSSPEPTTGFYFAIAINRELILVLGDMEKEVHKKIDQDEFSNLAPNAVFVSKRAYMFGKKAYSTRAQFCGKGQVHEILIECDTMGVNLTDDSCLVIRIDGNPVMQVKCLKWKFRGNYTILVDGLPVEVYWDVHSWLFEKLTGNAVFLFKTCLSAEKLWASEDECWSKMLSKDGGQSQGLGFSLVLCVWKSE, encoded by the coding sequence ATGAAGGACTTCCCTTCTTGTTTTGGTGAAAATGGTGTTCAAGTTGGTGAAGCTTCATCAGAAACTACCACAAAAACAGCCCAAAATCTTGTAACTTGTGTCTACCAATGCAAAATGCGCAATTCATCTTATGTCATCATCACTCTCACTTGGACTAAAAACTTAATGGGCCAAAGTCTTTCTGTAGAAATCAACGATTCAAACAACTTATCTCTTTGTAAACTCGACATCAAGCCATGGTTGTTCTCCAAAAGAAGAGGGTTTAGAACCATCCAAGCGGGTTCAGGTTCAGGTTCAGGTTCAGGTTCGGGTTTGGGTTCTAAACTGATTGACATTTACTGGGACTTAACGTATGCAAAGTTCGGTTCATCACCCGAACCAACCACGGGCTTCTACTTCGCAATCGCTATAAACCGCGAACTCATCTTGGTCCTAGGGGACATGGAGAAGGAAGTGCATAAGAAGATAGATCAAGATGAATTTTCTAATTTGGCGCCAAATGCGGTTTTTGTTTCGAAAAGAGCGTATATGTTTGGAAAGAAGGCGTATTCGACACGGGCTCAGTTTTGTGGTAAGGGGCAAGTTCATGAGATATTGATCGAATGTGACACGATGGGTGTGAACTTGACGGATGACTCGTGTTTGGTGATACGGATCGATGGTAACCCGGTGATGCAAGTGAAGTGTTTGAAATGGAAGTTTAGAGGGAATTATACGATTTTGGTTGATGGGTTGCCGGTTGAGGTTTATTGGGATGTTCATAGTTGGTTGTTTGAGAAGTTGACAGGGAATGCGGTTTTTTTGTTTAAGACTTGTCTTTCTGCTGAGAAGTTGTGGGCGAGTGAGGATGAGTGTTGGTCAAAAATGTTGAGTAAAGATGGGGGGCAGTCACAAGGTTTGGGGTTTTCTTTGGTGTTGTGTGTGTGGAAGAGTGAATAG